One region of Acropora muricata isolate sample 2 unplaced genomic scaffold, ASM3666990v1 scaffold_756, whole genome shotgun sequence genomic DNA includes:
- the LOC136908145 gene encoding uncharacterized protein has protein sequence MQRVLTLIQEECLQTKERQPMDRIPLVTTYNPHATFIAEVAKRNWNFLQSKERLALIFNKPPLVAYRRPKSLRDRLVSTKFRNGTTDNALIPRGCKPCQRPKCSWCNKINETKTFKSTSNNKIFTIFHSLDCQSSWVIYIIECNTCRLQYIGKSEIGFNLRLNNHRNHIKKGVNSCELTEHFLHNVRSHNFDNDVTITVIEQIRKDYLTIDRKKELLRNREMFWQRMLNSIQPNGLNKRTG, from the coding sequence ATGCAAAGAGTTCTAACACTGATTCAAGAGGAGTGTTTACAGACCAAAGAACGGCAACCCATGGACCGGATCCCTCTTGTTACTACATACAATCCCCACGCAACATTTATTGCGGAAGTTGCAAAACGTAATTGGAACTTTCTTCAATCAAAAGAACGATTAGCACTAATATTCAACAAACCACCACTGGTTGCATATAGAAGGCCAAAGAGCCTCAGGGACAGACTCGTGAGCACAAAATTTAGGAATGGGACAACAGATAACGCTCTCATACCGAGGGGTTGTAAACCTTGTCAAAGACCGAAGTGCAGCTGGTGTAATAAGATAAACGagacaaaaacatttaaaagcACCAGTAATAATAAGATTTTCACCATATTTCATTCCCTGGACTGCCAATCATCTTGGGTAATATACATCATCGAATGTAACACATGCAGGCTACAGTACATCGGTAAAAGTGAAATAGGATTTAATCTGCGCTTGAACAACCATAGAAACCACATCAAAAAGGGAGTCAATTCCTGCGAACTTACGGAACACTTTTTACATAATGTAAGATCACATAACTTTGACAACGACGTAACCATAACAGTTATAGAACAAATCAGAAAAGATTATTTGACAATTGACCGGAAGAAAGAGCTATTACGCAACagagaaatgttttggcaaaGAATGCTGAACTCAATACAACCGAACGGACTGAACAAAAGAACCGGCTAG
- the LOC136908224 gene encoding uncharacterized protein gives MSKKGSKKTIPNKPRQIEKILVRRIVNLSNLQLTQSETNLLRKGLNFCPTPPPPRIEDINKDIDTFARRLTLREYHTPENLDEITDSPGYQPSILQQLNQKERNTRYRPSREPYLNTYVDRLRQEITDEMLHNQRFQRNNLSKRERAALDRLSNNKEIVIKPADKGGATVILNAIDYVEEAKRQLHNETYYKKIESDLTSEHEQLINQCIDTYKNNGELEEEIAKLLKPVKSRTPIFYMLPKIHKVNNPGRPVVSSVNSHTEKLSAYVDEFLRPLAEKLQSYIRDTSDFITQLRVLGQLPARCYLATLDVSSLYTNIDNDEGLTIVEEELEKANQSRPTPKTLSCLLEKVLKLNNFTFNGEHYIQIKGTAMGTRVAPNFANVYMGRLEDKFVYQTQWANWLIMWVRFLDDIFLIWKGDKDSLIDFLDYLNNVAPSIKFAYEISTDSVNFLDTTVLKDGYTKETDNRIFRFFRSMRL, from the exons ATGAGTAAGAAAGGATCAAAAAAGACAATACCTAATAAACCCAGGCAGATAGAAAAGATTTTGGTCAGACGAATAGTAAATCTATCCAACCTCCAACTTACACAGTCGGAGACAAACTTACTAAGGAAAGGACTGAACTTTTGCCCAACACCACCACCACCTAGAATAGAGGACATTAATAAGGATATAGACACGTTTGCCCGCAGATTAACTCTCAGAGAATATCACACCCCGGAGAACTTAGACGAAATAACGGACAGCCCAGGTTATCAaccatcaatacttcagcagtTGAACCAAAAAGAGCGGAATACACGGTATAGACCCTCGAGAGAACCATATCTTAACACATATGTAGACAGATTACGACAAGAAATCACAGACGAAATGTTGCACAATCAACGGTTTCAGCGTAACAATCTATCCAAACGCGAGAGAGCAGCTTTGGATAGGTTAAGCAACAATAAGGAGATAGTTATAAAACCCGCGGACAAGGGTGGAGCCACGGTGATTCTGAATGCCATTGACTATGTAGAGGAGGCTAAACGCCAACTTCACAATGAAACATACTACAAAAAGATAGAAAGTGATTTAACTTCAGAACACGAACAGCTCATAAACCAATGCATTGATACATATAAAAACAATGGGGAATTGGAAGAAGAAATAGCAAAACTTCTTAAACCAGTGAAATCGAGAACCCCAATATTCTATATGCTCCCCAAGATACATAAAGTCAACAATCCTGGGAGACCAGTAGTATCCTCCGTAAACAGTCACACCGAGAAGCTATCAGCTTATGTGGATGAATTTTTAAGACCTTTAGCAGAAAAACTACAGTCTTACATACGAGATACCTCAGACTTTATCACACAACTGCGGGTCTTGGGCCAACTACCTGCAAGGTGTTACTTAGCAACACTAGACGTGTCTAGCCTATATACTAATATAGACAATGACGAAGGACTCACTATTGTTGAGGAAGAACTAGAGAAAGCAAACCAGAGCAGACCAACACCTAAAACTCTGTCATGCCTCCTTGAGAAAGTACTTAAACTcaataatttcactttcaatgGTGAACATTACATCCAAATCAAGGGAACAGCTATGGGGACAAGAGTGGCACCCAACTTCGCCAACGTTTACATGGGGAGACTTGAAGATAAGTTTGTATACCAAACACAGTGGGCAAACTGGCTCATAATGTGGGTACGCTTCCTTGATGACATATTCTTAATCTGGAAAGGTGACAAAGACTCCTTGATTGACTTTTTAGATTACCTTAACAATGTTGCACCATCAATCAAATTTGCGTACGAAATCTCGACAGATTCAGTCAATTTCCTGGACACAACAGTCCTGAAGGATGG ATACACTAAGGAAACGGATAATCGAATATTCCGATTTTTTCGTAGCATGCGGTTATGA